The sequence TTGTGATTTCTTGTGGGGTTGGTTCAGTGGTATGATACAATTTTTGGTGGGGAGAAGCTTGCTAGGGAGGACAATAACCCTGAAGGAGAATTTTGGCCTTAGGAAGATGTGGGAAGGAAAAGGCAATTGCCATTAATTCAATATTGTATACATGGCAGGCTCTATGCTAGGTGGTATGGCCTTGTCCATCCTCATGACAATCCTGAAAGATATTATTTTCCCTTATTCAGAGATAAGGAACTGAAATCCAGAAAGACCAAATCATTTGCTTAGCATCACAGAGAGGAGAGTGGCAAAGCAGAGAATAAGCACCATTGTGTATCAATGAGACACCAGTGTGTTTACACACTAGTGTCTTCCTTATGGGCTCAGTAAAGGGCATGTCTTCTGGGCCTCCTTAGGGAACAGAGTCCAGTGATGAGTGCTCTTATTTCATGTGATAAAATCATTCTAAGGTTTCCATCTCCCTATGCTCTCTGACTCCTTCCATAACATCAGACCACAGGAGTTTGGGCATCTCTACCTAGTATACTATAAAACATCATTGTACCAAAGATTTGGGAATCCATGTCAGCAGAGTATCAGACAAATTCTTGGTTTCATTTCTAGAATATAGACTCTTGAGTCATGAATGAGTGCAACATGTTAACAAATTATTCCCTGTCCAGCCTTGTATTTCCCTGCCCCAGTCCAATGCCTTTAAGGTACCCTCCTACACCTGTCCCCCGGTAAAGGCCTGATCATCTAATTCCTTTGGTTTGTAAATGATTCGTTGTTATAGCTAGGATTTGAACTGTGCTGACACCTGACCTTAGCTATTTGTCTGAAAATAATAATGGGTGAGGGAAACAATTTGGGAGGAGTTAATATCTTGTGGAGGATTGACTCAGATAAGGTCTTTGTTGATTCTCTAGACCAGGGAGGTTGTACTCCTCTGGCAAGAGGGAGATACAATTTTTGCTCATATGGAAATTTTAGGGAAATTGGGGTGTTCAAGATTTTCAAGTTTATACATTTCATTATTCTAACTAGAAATTGTCCAATTTTGCAGTTAGATCTGGAACTGATCTTTCAGACAATCTGCAACAGATACAGGATTTCCTTAAGTGTTGCCATTAATGTCTGTTGGCTTTCAGAGTGTCTTGAGTTGATATTTGTTTGTCTTAAgcctatttctttcttcaatcaAATTCCCAGAGCAGTTAACCAATCAACTTTACATTTGTAATTACCATTCCTCTCATACTATTGAAGTGTCACAACCACCTGATTATTCAACACCTCACCATTCACCTTTATCTCTTCACACTCAACCATAGGCAAGATTCTTAGAAACTGTGATGATACTACAGACCAAGAATTTTCACTATCCCACTTGCTAAACAAACTATCTTTATGTGGCATTCCTAGAAAGCAAAGCCGGGAACAAAAAATTAAGCATAAATGCCTATTGAGGGCTGAATTGAGGGCCAGTGAGAACAAAGCAGGGAAAGTGAGGCAAAATAAAGATGAATTGTCACCTGGACAGAGATATGAGACATATGTTGCTCATTATGGGACTGAAGACccacttgaaatatattttagggACACccttctgaagaaagaaaagaagatgcatttatgcattcatttatctCACATTGATACAATATTTGCTCTATAAGGTATCATTCTTCTCACTTCTAGGTTGCATGTGCACAAGCTCTGAGAGAGTCCCACAGCAAAGCTTGATACAACATCACCAGAAAAGGCAGAAATGCCTGACAGTGGGAAGCATGAAGCCCACTGTGCCGGCCCAGGAATAGCTGTCAGTTTatgttatgtatgtatgtatgtatgtatgtacgtacGTATTTTTTTCCTCACTCAAAGACTTGGGGAtattcattgacttttttttaagaaagagtaaggtgagagacagagagagaaacattaatgtgagagagtaacattgatcagttgcctcccatatgtgccctgggAGACATCCTAGGTACATGCCCTTACAGGAATTGAAACAGCGACCTTTCAGtgtacaagacaatgctccaaccactgagccacatcagccaggacaacAGCTGTCAATATAGAGGTTGTTTTAAAACCTTCACAGAATCTGTCGCTGCTGCTGTGGTTAGGATGGAAGACAGAAGAGGTGAAAGAAGGATCTGAAGAGGTGTCTGATAATCTCTATGATTTAGCAACTGCACTCTTAGGAATATAATCAACAGAAATGCTTACataccagaattatcttctggagggcaggccccttgtactggcttcccctgctaggtgagtgttctaggaacccatctgtatcagtgtaccagctggctttGTTGGGAGAGGCTGCATTCTGCTTCAGGGAAATagtttttgaagattctttcaacgtGCTTGCCCATTTCATGTGTGACTTACAAGCACATTTGCCCATACCATGCTGACTGTTAAGTTTTTGACTGAAAACAGAATGACCCCTGTAccctaccctccctatttacctgatctaGCCCTGagcagcattttttttgtttcctctgatgaataaagttctcaaagggaaacattttgctgatatggaagagacACAACAAAAAACGGCagcagcactaaaaggcatcaaaattgacaagttcagaaactgttttgagcagtggaaaaaatgtcttagtaggtgtgttgcatcaaatgtagagtactttgaaggtgaccaaagtttaaacatgtaaacataaatacccaatgttttataaatacattctgggttttttgtgTCTGCGCCCTTCCCAGTAtgtgcagcattatttattaaaGCCCCTAAACTGGACCAGCCCAAAGCCAGTGGATAAAATGCACCCATATGGTGTTGAGCACAATAAGGCACATCAAAGAGAACATATTCTTGACTCAACGTAGTGCAAGAATAGCCAACTTTAATCTAAGATGTTACAAGTCAAGCAGTGGGTGCCTTTCGGAAGCAGAGCCCCATGGTGGGTGCTCCTGGTGCTGTTATCCAGACCTTCTTCAGTACCGCTGAAGCCAGCCTTCTGGCCACTGTGAGGGGTGGTGGCTGACAATGCCCAGTgttctctgcccttccccttAAAACCAGACCTCAGCTGATGGCTGATGGACACAGGGGTGCACAAGGCTCATTCCTTTGCCTCCATGTGGGACTAACTGATTCAATTTTTGCTCAGAGCTCCCTGATCATAAGATCAGAGCAATCTCTGTCTGAGATCACATTCTTTACCATGTTTAGCATTTTCCGCACTCTAAAATGTTTCCCCTACTGCTCTTCTCCTGTAAGCATTCCTCCCCCATGGCCACAGTAAGGAATTCCCATTTCAGGCTCTGATCCTGGAGAAGTAAGCTAGCACAGAGGTGAACACTGATGTGAGGGACTTGGGGGGTCCTGTTGTGGTGCCAACAATGTTCTCTTTTTTGAGCTGGGTGAGAGTTACATGGGTTGTTAATGTTGCAATAACTCATTAGTATAAACATTTATGGCATGTGCTTTTTTCTGCATTCATGTTATACTTCAATATAAACATGTTTCTTAGAGGGAGAGACTGACCAAAGGAGAGGTTACACTGCTCTTCACATTCTTGAGTTGAAAACTTCCTTCTTCAGAATCATGAGCACCTCAAAATATTCTCAAGACTCTCTATGGACTTGGAAAACCTGGGAACACTCTGGGTACCTTCTGAGTGACTCAGAATTCATGAGACTGGAAGCTCCCTGCAAGACTTCTACATACATAAACATCCTCCCCAGTCAGGTACGAAAGACTAGACAGTCCTTGTCTAGAAAAATTAGATTATTCAGCCTTCACAAAATCTAAAATCTTCATAGCTTAGCAAAAGGAAAAGATTATCTCTTAAGCAACATTTACTGAAATTTGGGGTAACTGTTTAGAGTAGTGGACATTCAAGCTTCTTCTATCGTATGCAAATTCTCTTGAGACCTGCCCCATATAATCAGCACAGCAGAGGGAGACCACTGGAGAGATTTGTACCAGCAATCAAATGTTCCCATCTGGAAGTGATATTGGTCATTTCTGGGCACAGTCCATAGGCCACGGCGAGTCAGACGCCACTGCTCACTCCACCCCTACAACTATAGGGAGTTAGACTGTGGGAAAACATAGTCCTTCCATGCacccagaagaagagagaagaatgtCCCTTTAGAAAACTCTATCATGCCATCAATACTTTACCTAAAACCAGTTTGGAATACTTCTATAAgacaagggaaatagactttttctcccttctatATGATGTAAATTCtatgagaatgaaaaataattgaactTTTTGCATTTCTTGATTTCCACCATGAATATTTTGCATAGTTGTTTACTTCCcatttcaaatttaaaacttaagCTCTGTAAGTATGGCGCTATAATCAGGGGATAACAATATTATAACTTAAGTATAgtagaaaatgtataaaacagtAGAGACAAAGAGGTTTTAttccaaatataaaacattttattttctgtaacgAAAGTTGTCCTTGTGCATCAGGATAATAAGCTAGTGGCTGCACAGGTGTTCTTGAGCTGTGTTTTCTCTGGTGAAGACTcatatctctttctttcttgaaaggAGATGTTCATCACTGGGGTTGCTCCCCAGGTTTGGTGTCAGAGTGTTATACTTTGAAAAAgagcttctctttttttccaaaacTGGCTGATGTGTAATGATAAGCCATGAACTTGACCTTCCTTAGCACTCATTTGTGGAACTAAATTATAACAGTGCATAAAACATGGCATTCTAAATCATAAAAAGCATGTGCAGAATGAggtataaagaaaattatacttaATAGCCTTgtattcttaaaacattttggttCTTCATGAAAATACCTTCCTTGggctctcaaaataaaattttctgttcaACATAGAAGCAGTTGGTCAATTTTGTCTACAGTTGAACCAGCTATTAGCTTTCTGGAGAGTCAAAATTCTCTTTGTTTTAGGATCAAACTTGTATTGCCTTGTTCCATGGAAGAAGTAGAGAAATcctagaaacaaaaccaaagagaCTTACTACATTATACAATTTCTAGGTTTAACTTGAATTCTTGAAAAATCCAAGTCATTTGTGAGAACAAATAATTGTTGGTATTTGTTGTTCTACATAATAATACTGATGCTATTCTATGGCaacaaaatagaggaaatatatatacatttacttACCATTTTTCTGGAAAACAGCATCAATTTTTTTGCCAATTCCAGGAAACTCAGCTGATATCATTTTGGGATAACCTGCATCCATGGACCGTTTGTATTCATCATACCTGGtcaaaaagtaattaaaagtgTCAGAACCATTGGTTAAACATGTAGCCCTCTCAAAATCAATACAGGAAATTCACCAATAGGAATGTAATAAGAACTTTTAATTCCCTAGGTCATGAGTAAAATGAAGGTGGGCAAGTGGGACGAGGTGAGGTAGGATGTTGGGTAGACTAGAGGATTTGCAAGGCCCCTCTAGACTCCAGCatccaattttaattttccatttggtGCCACACAGTGTCCTTATTAAGGTACAATGTAACTAAAGATAAATTCCATTGGCTAAAGTAGCTCTATGAGGATAAATGCCCTCCTTTTTGCgtcttctttttcaaattcagACCCAAGTGctccctggattcctggcacAGGTATTGCACGATGGTTATTAATCAAGAGACTTGGATGCTGGACTGGCCACAGCCGTTCATAGAAAAGGCAGCTAGCTAAGGCATGACGATCATTCGTAAATGGTGCCATCTATTGCACTCGGTCTTTACCTCCAGTATTTGTCAGCAACAAAGAAGTATGTTTTTCTAGTAGCTTCCTCAAAAACAGCAGCGTCAATATTCTTCACACTTTGGGGGAAGCCAAAGGATCTGTAGATGTCCTTGGGGTATCCGGCCAGCACTTCCTGCCCCTGAACAGCCCAGTACTTATGACCTGCCAATCAAGAGACAGTGATGAAACACTCACCCAGGGCACCAAGAGACAGTGAGCAGATTTCCAGCTTAGTCTTGCTAGAACAGTGTCCTACTGCACAGCACAATGAACCAGGGAGAGtgttaaaaatactcattttggTATCCTACCACAGACAAAttaaatcaattatattttaaagagttttctaGATGATTCTAACATACAGCATCTTTGCAAGTGATGGGTTGATGGAGTTGGGGACTTTATCCAAAGCAGGATATTTAAATGACTAAAGAGTTCATGATGCCACCTCAGGCATAGTCATTTCATGGTAATTCAGGACTTCCTATACTTTAATATACATAcaaatcacctgggaatcttgttaaaatttaAGAAGGTTTGGAGTGGGAcctgacaacatgaatggaccttgagggcattatgctcagGGAGATTCTGTATTTCTTACAAACTCCAGGTGATGTCAGCATTGTTGGTTTGAGCATCACCCTTTGATCACAAGGCTGCAGCATCCCTATCCGCTGCCCAGTGAGAggtcctccccagccctctcAGGAGAGTCATTTGCATTAAAATAGCTCTAGGACATCAAACAATGCAAATGTTTCTGTTGCATCCTTTTTACAGTGTTGGTCCAAGTATCTCAATTGTATTTCTCAGCATCCCTGAGGGTGTAGAGAGggtttaaaatacataaatagtttTCACAGTAAATACTTTCATGAGTCTAGATTCATAAAACAGGCCAGAAAATTTATATCTCCAgtcatatgttttttatttaaaatgcctgAGAAATGCActatgtgattctttttttttttttttatttcaatcattgttcaagtacagttttctaacACTATGTGATTCTTAATTAAGGTGATGGATTGACATTGATTTGGGGAGACTTAGATGTTTAAATTCCATGGAGAGAAAGGAATCAGTACTCTCTTATATTGCAGCCAATGAAAAgttaattcataaaataattgGAAGCATTACCTTTGAAAAACCGGACTTCATCTCTATCAGCAACCTCATAAGCAGCTTCAAGTCCACTTGGCAGATTTGGCCAGAAAACAGTGATAAAATTGAGCTCAGGTTCCGGGTAGTAAGAATTAATGCGCATGTAGAACCTGGtttgaaaaatagaagaaaagagaaaaaagttttgaTCTAGTCTATAGCAAGTTCTGGCTGACATTCAGTTCCTTCTTACCACTGGCACTAGTCATGTGCTGGTAAATGTCTAACACCTGGCTCTCTAAGGCAAGGGCTGGGAGGAGTAGCATGGCTTGTAGCATTTGTGTATTTCCAGGGTGGAAATACTGTCGCTCTGGCTGATTTTGAAAGATTTGAGGTAGCACCCCATTGTGTGGCATTCCTACCACACAAACACATTAGGTATGAACAACaacaagaatataaagaaaaagtaaaatatggtaaaataattacaaaggggtgacttttaattaattttattatctttggCTTAAATATAATTGTGAGTTGATGTAATTTAACTTTTCATGATGGTTGTGTTTAACAGCCATCTTGCAAAATTCTCAAACTGTAGAACTCAGCTTCGGCGAGCCCGTAGGATCCCTCTGTAGCCAAGGCCAGCGGGAACACAGCACTGATGTTCTACAGCAGTGTACACTTCCCACACCCAGGCCCTGCACCAACATCCTGCCTTACTTCACAAAACCCTGTACGAAAATATTACTCtctttttacagataagaaatgaAGATCAGGGAGGTTGAAGGGagctaaggccacacagctgataAGACATAAAGGTTAATTTTAAACTCAAGTCTGGCAGCCTCTCCCTTTGCCTTGCTGTGGTTGGTGGTTTACAAGGCTGATTCCACAATTGATAGGGACTGGGGAAATAGCAAAGCATAGACTGTCATGTGGGCTGACAGAAGCATCTCCAGATTCTAGGCCACAGGAGACTATGACATTGGCCGTCAGAAATCTTACTTCTGGATTCAGCCCTGCACCTGACTGACTGTGAGGCCTTGGACAAGTCAGTCACTAGCACTGTTTTGTCTTCCATGTCTTCATGACTTGGTGTCATTTAAATGATCTCAGTGTCCCTTTAGTTCCTGCATATTCTAGACTTGGTTTTATTCCTTAGAGTAATCCTTCAAATGCTTGTTTGAATAGGTGCCCTGCTATACTGAGAGATTTGCTTCAACACTCCCAGAGTTATTTCCTCAGCACTCCCAGAATTGAGCCACACCTTGGATAGTTTACACCCAGCCTTCTCTTTTACAATCAAAATTGGTAAAGAAGACAATGATGAAATGCATTAGCAGCCAATATCCTGCATTCTGGGGTAAATATGACCACAATGTATTAAAACAGCAGCGATGACACTGCAAACAGTAGCTGAGGAGAATCAAGACTTTCTGAGCACCCCTACTCTCTATGTGCTGTGGACTGCATCGCTCAGAAGACTGTGTTATTATTTTGCTTGGTCCTTTAGGGATCAGTACAGTACATAGAGTAGGTTTATTCCTCATGTGGGAGGGGACCCTAGCCTTTTTGAGGCTGCACGCTGCAGAGGGAAGCACATGAGTGAGGGAAGCTTGTGAGTGCTCCCACCCACCTAAGAGAGGGGCCTCTCTAACTTACGGGAATTCTTGCATGGTGGCTCCtacctctctctgggcctctggggGCCACAGAGACATGTCACCACCACAGGGCTTGGGAGAATCATCTTTTCCAGAACAGAAGCTGTGATACTTAAAGGGAATCAGCATGATGGTGTTATGAGAAGGACTGATTTATCTCAGTAAAGTACATGCTATCATCACATCAGAACACCACCAGTGAATGAGCCCTGGTGTGGGAGTCAGAAGACCAACTCCCACTCTGCCACTGATGAGCGCTGTGCCCTAAGGATCTctatccttctctctctgccttactttactgatttgtaaaatgggattatATTTACTGGCTTTCTGcttcaattgtattttttcccttagaaTCAAATGGCAAAATACATGTGGGAAAACAAAGTTGTTATAAGTTCATTAGATTTTTCCCATGCAAAAAAGTGCTACCATATAACTATGTAAACAAATATAAGTAATGTGTGAAGCATAGTAGTGACCCATATGGATCCACAGTAGtgagtgttattattattacaaacacaaaatgaaaattgaTGTCTTACTTGTCTTTGAAGAACATCACCTCTCCCCGAATCGTAGTCACAGCATCAAAGGTTAGCTTACTATCACACACCTGTGGGGTCTGTGGGCCCACTGGCTGGACAGGGTTTTCGGAGGGTcctaagagaaaaggagatcTGGAGTTAGCATGCCTGGCATGGGAAAATTATGTGAACAATAAAAGGCAGCTTCGTAAAAGGTACAGTGAGTGGCTGCTGTAAGGGCCCCTTGTCTGTGATGTTTTCCGTTATACCCACCGTATATGGCCTGGATACCATTGATGTCATCCTGAGAGAGCTGAACGTCACCGCTGAAGATGTAGCTGGGGTACATCAAAGCCCCAATATCATTAGAATGAGAGAGTCCAAGGGAGTGGCCCAGTTCATGGGCAGCCACACGGTACAGGTTGTAATCTGAAAGGGCCGATAAACCCATTTGTGATTActtgaaatgttttcagttttaagaTATTTAATTAGGGAGTAATCTACAACCCTACAAGAACTAATGCTCATATTTTCttcacagctttttaaaaaacatataaaactttTTTCCTAAAGTGAGAGGAATTCATTAATAGTGAAGAGGTAGGTTAAAGCCTAAACTGatagaataaaaaggcaaactcAGTCCCCTGAGGGTCTAGCACAGACTCCTCAGTCTTGCCAGTGATTAGataatatgtattatttcagAGAAGCAAGAACTTCTATTAATATATGTTTTCCTATTTACAAAACTGATACCTGCTCAGTGCTGGGGGTTATGTAAAGCACATACAGCCTTTCCTCAGTTGACTCCCACAGAATCTTACAAATTCTATGGAGGTGCCCACAAGTAAACCATTaggattttcaacattttcttaaTACAGATTTTAGTGTGGCCTATGTGTAGCCAGTAAGATGTTGTTACTAACAGGAATATCCTTTCCTTACACTTTTCTAAATGTACCATGGATTTTCTAAACAGTAGGGGAAAATGTATACTTCTATAAATGTATTCTTTCagttaaattattaattattacaatGAATCATAAAGGGGTGGGGGAATTGAGAAAGGCAAGATTAATTGACTTACCTCTGAAATCACTGGTCCACGTTTCATCTTCATCAAAATGAACATCCCCTCCTAAATGTGGGCCTGGTTGAAAAGCATGAGCGAGGTTTCCTCCCGATCCATAAAAGGGAGAATTGTCTCCATGATCTGCAATAAACAGAATTCAacatatgtatgtttttctcggtTCTTATTTATGGTAACACAGGGGAGCAAGTCCTTGCTTTGCTAAGCATCCAACAGACTTCCATCCAATGGGATACAGTTTCCCTCCTTAAGTCCACgaaatcaacatttctcttaaACAAGGAATTCTAGCTGTGAAGCTGAAGAGGTAAGGGGTCAGGTGAAGTTAAGGTCAGGATACTTTCGTACTACAAGAAGAGCTTACCTCCCCTGACAAAGGATATCATTATGTCTGCTTGACCCTCAGAGATCTTGGTGAAAGTCAGGGGTGAGACCCTACTCCAGAGTTGAAAAGCTTTCTCGATGGCGTGGTCCACATCTGCTCTCGGCAAATCTGGTGTGTAATTTTCGATCCTAAAAATGAAGCACAACAGAAACATATCGGACCTCATTTCTTACAGCTCTGATGGGAAGTAACATtctcagtctggtgctcagtctgGTTACCTGTAGGTCAGGTGCGTGCTCTCCCACCGAGGGTTCCCCTCAGTGAGGACAAACGGAGCCACATCTGGCACCCCGCATCTGGCCTGCTTCATCACTTTCCGGGTCTCAGCATCCGGCTTCCCAGTGACTTTCAGCCCAAAGAATTTCTGCATTTCCTTCAGTTTTTCAACCACAAGGCtactctttctctgtctttcaatTTGTTCCCCATTACTCTTCAGGTTGTAGTAGTTCTCCAGGTATTTCTGGTAAAAGATAATATTATTCTAACGCTGGAAGGAAAATCTCGctcatttttctaaagatttgcCATATGAAGTTTTAGTGAAACAGGGAACTACTTCCAAAGATTGTATTTAGATTTCATGGTCCTAATTACTTTATCGTTGGTAGAAACTAATTTCAGAGAGTAATGTCCCTACCATTAGTTACTATGAAGTCAGAATTATAATTTGTAGAGTCAAATATGCATATCTTTATGCATTCCTTTAGTTCCCTTTCATCTCCAACTAGAAAAGAAGTGTCTATGTATGGCTACATTTTTGTTCATACATATTTGGGGAGCGTGACCATTCTAACAAAAATACCTTTGTAGAAAATTCACCCTTAAATAAATTTGAGATAATAACTACTACTACTCTGCTGTACTGtaaatgggaaaaatgtaaataatgtactgtgggaaaatgcaaataaagtcTTTGCCATTTCTGGCATTGAAATTCAGCACTTACCTGGACCATCTCCACATCATCTTCTTGCATTTTTGAAGTCACTGCTGGGAAGCCATGAGACCCCACGctccagagcagcagcagcagcagaggaagGCTGTGCATGCTGGCCTCTGTCTCCCTTCTCAGGTAAAGAAATCCGATGCCTGCTGCTCCAGTATCTCAACTAGGAAGTTCCCTCTTCATATATAGAGTCCTTGCACTTCCAGAAAGCCGGAAGTGGTCTGACTCACGTTTCATAACATCCTCTGGATTAGTAGTGAATAGCCTGAGCAATCATCAGAAGTGATGACGCGGAGTAGATTGTTTGGGTTTGCTTGGTGAGGCAATCTTGTGATTAATAACAGACAGGACTTGTGAGAAGGAGATGCACTGCACCATGTAAACAGTTGTTTTCTCTAGTTTGTTTCTATTCTATTTGGAAATGGCCTTGTTATATAGAACACTGATCACAGAGTATTCCACGAtcgtttttaaaaatgagctttgCTACTTGATTCTGCTTGTTGTAAAGTGATCCAGGTTGTGCACACACCTTGCTTCcggggcagagggcaggactGCTGACACCCTGTGCTCTATGACCGCTCGGCACCTGTAGTGACTGAAATTCATTTAGCTCCACAGGCATTCACTTTGTGGTGGTTTTCCTGGGTTCAGTGGGGTTTCCTGCTAAGCTGCTTGGTACACTGTTTGCATAGCACCGTGGTGTCCCTTAATCTTTATTCAGGCCCAGGATTTGAGAGCCTTGGTTGAGAAGACCCTAGTCCACAGATGGGATACGAGGTGACTCTCTGATGTGCATACACCCTACCCATCGTCATCACAGGAAAAACAGGTTCCTTCTCTGAAACCTGTCAGAGAGTACCAGGTGCCACAAATGTGAGTCGGGGGTTTGCTTTTAATCATCCTTGTTTTCCTGAATGTGAGCAATCTTTCCTCCATGGGGCTAGGCATGATTATTTACTCTATTTATGTATTCACTCATTCAGATGATCTTATTTAGCACCCTCTGTGCACCAATTACTATAGGAGTTGCTAATTACTGAAGAGACATCTTATGGGACACCTAAGATGGTTTTAATGAAAGTCTGCATAAAGTTTCACAGATTAGCTTTACAAAAGGTACTGGGAAGGGACTCTGGAGCTGGTCCTGCCCTAAGTTACCTGACCATAAATCCACTTCCTTCTGTCACAGTTTTTAATCTTTGCCAGTACTAGTGCCACCTCTActattatgtttgtatttttcctAAATTTACTGGAAAAGTTTTTCCCTTTTATAGGCTAACATGTCTGTGAAATCATAGCTAAGTGAACTATTATTTTTGTATGCACGTTAAAATAAGCACACGATTATGTTATGAAAAATACACATCCATGTTTTCATGTTCCACATCCGGTTGTCTCGGGCACTGCCAATGGCATCCATTCCAGTCTCAGAGAGAACAGCTGGTCTCAGTCTGTAGCTTCTTGTATTCATGTCTCACCCTCCTTCCTTGAAAGTGTTTAAATGAGACACGCAGTTGAGAAACACTTGCCGGCCTTCTTCCGCTGCTTCCTCATGGTGTCTTCTACCTTACCTGCCGGGTCAGGTTTGCTTTCTCAGGACTTTTCTCATCTTACTGATATGATTTCTTCCCTACACTAAGAACAGCATCATATGTGTATACGGTGCTTCAATATGTGTTGTACTGATAGAAAAGAACTAATTTCTTGCTTAATCATTTAACCACAACTTCCTCATCTAAGTAGAGTGATATGAGAGTTCAAAAGAGTACTAGGAACTGGGAGAAGTTTCACAAATATGAAATCCTCCCCTTCCCAAGGACATCAGCTAGAAGTTGGGGCAATGATCAAAGAAAAGTAGCAATTGAAGTGACCCAGCACAAGCAAGGAAAA is a genomic window of Phyllostomus discolor isolate MPI-MPIP mPhyDis1 chromosome 6, mPhyDis1.pri.v3, whole genome shotgun sequence containing:
- the MMP1 gene encoding interstitial collagenase — protein: MHSLPLLLLLLWSVGSHGFPAVTSKMQEDDVEMVQKYLENYYNLKSNGEQIERQRKSSLVVEKLKEMQKFFGLKVTGKPDAETRKVMKQARCGVPDVAPFVLTEGNPRWESTHLTYRIENYTPDLPRADVDHAIEKAFQLWSRVSPLTFTKISEGQADIMISFVRGDHGDNSPFYGSGGNLAHAFQPGPHLGGDVHFDEDETWTSDFRDYNLYRVAAHELGHSLGLSHSNDIGALMYPSYIFSGDVQLSQDDINGIQAIYGPSENPVQPVGPQTPQVCDSKLTFDAVTTIRGEVMFFKDKFYMRINSYYPEPELNFITVFWPNLPSGLEAAYEVADRDEVRFFKGHKYWAVQGQEVLAGYPKDIYRSFGFPQSVKNIDAAVFEEATRKTYFFVADKYWRYDEYKRSMDAGYPKMISAEFPGIGKKIDAVFQKNGFLYFFHGTRQYKFDPKTKRILTLQKANSWFNCRQN